The region accgatttttctgtaatgcatttccaataaaaattcattgcatatatcggattttttataacggatttcgcctatttcggacaaaatctccagtcccattccaatgcatttccattaaatttccctcgcatatatcggatggccgcatcgtggcgctccgattcgccgaatcgtgacaggccgctatacgacgtcatttgcagcgtttgcagcgttgcctgcgcgtccaggtacattggaaacatagtcaaggaagtgcctttttataacggataaaatccgatttatgcatataccggatataaatccgatatatgcgtaaaacggacattttccgttatacgcatataacggatttcgcttatatcggacaaaaccagtgggaacaattgaatccgatatatccgaggtttactgtatttaaaagcgcctttcaggacacccaaggtcgctatttatttattaatgatgctacatttgtaaataagtgATTTTGATGTTCGGACAAATGAGTTCAGAGGTCGTGTCGTTGGATCTGAAACCTGACTTTGCGTATTTGCGTATTTGCGTATTTGCGTATTTGCGTATTTGCGTATGCATGTGACCGTTGTCATGTGACCATTTGAGGTGACTTTCCAGGAGTCGTGTCGTCACTCGGGTAACCACTGACCTGGCGAGAAGAGAGCGATGGCTTTGAGGCAGCTGTACTCCGCCGTGTCCACTTGCAGTCGATTGAGTTTGTCCACCTGGTCCTGGAACACCCTGACCTGGTCCATGAAGGACACCACCCTCTCGGCGGACATGGGGGACGAGTGGAAGCCGGCCGCGGCCAGCAGCGGGGCCATGTGGAGAGGCAAAGCGGACTGGGCTGCGTTTAGAATGAAAAGTTCACTCCAGCTCAACCTCAGCAGCGCCACCTATATGGGAGTCCGAGTACAGTATAATCATACTTCTACACCTTTATTCTGTCATTTCTGCAGATCATCACAATACTGACCTGCTCAGAAACCGGCAGCTCTGGAAAGTATGGGATGTTTCTGGCCCACTCGATGGTGCTGAAGAGGAGGCGAGCGGCGAGCTCACAGATGCTGTCGATGCCCATGACGGGGCCTCCGCTGGCAGTCGCCCCCATCTGTGCCTGGCTGTAGGGGGTCCCGTAACGGCTGTTGGGGTACGGCTCGGCCCGAAGCAGCTGAGAGATGAGCTCTGACACCGGTTGCCCGTTGAAGTAGTCCGCCCCCAGGTGGCCCGGCAACATACCCCCCGCTCCACCTGCCCGGGAGTTGGGACTGATACCTGAGTGGGAAGGAGGGATGCGCCCCCGCTGGACAGCTGCAGGGACGGAGGACAGGAGACATTTTGGAGGTAAGTTTACTACGACTCCAACAGTGgttatgtatacagtatgtaccatCACATTGTTGTATCTGGCACTTCTCTGGCACAGGAAGTGGCTATCATGGCACTTCCTTCTAAGTGCCACCGACGGCTCAACTTTGCTTTGGAATGAAGTGAtggaaaaaattcattcattcattttctactgcttttttcctcacaagggtcgcgggggggtgctggagcctatcccagcaccccccgcactctggactggtggccagccaatcacagggcacatatagacaaacaaccattcacactcacattcatacctatggacaatttggagtcgccaattaacctagcatgtttttggaatgtgggaggaaaccggagtacccggagaaaacccacgcatgcacggggagaacatgctaactccatacagagatgacagagggtggaattgaaccctggtctcccagctgtgaggtctgcgcgctaaccactcgacctccgtgcagccgagcatattcatttattcattcattttctaccgcttatcctcacgagggtcgcgggggtgctggagcctatcccagctgtcttcgggcgagaggcggggtacaccctggactggtggccagccaatcacagggcacatatagacaaacaaccattcacactcacattcatacctatggacaatttggagtcgccaattaattaacctagcatgtttttggaatgtgtgaggaaaccggagtacccggagaaaacccgggtagaacatgcaaactccacacagagatggccgagagtggaattgaaccctggtctcctagctgtgaggtctgcgcgctaaccactcgaccaccgtgccgccccatgatgaaagaaataataatcaaaattcAAGACAACAATACAAATTTTTGCgccgcatggtggacaagtggttagcatgatggCCACACAGCCGGTAGATGTGATGATATGGGTTCTAATCTCCGTTGGTCAGTGTTTTTCCAGGTAAtctggtttccttccacatgtccaaaaacatgactactctaaattgagtgtgaatgattgttccACAAGGAAGTGtacaccctgcctctcgtccaaagtccAGAGGATGGGCTACACGgcgatggagtggttagcgcgcagacctcacagcgaggaaacccgagttcaattccaccttcggccatctctgtgtggagtttgcatgttctccccgtgcatgcgtgggttttctccgggtactccggtttcctcccacattccaaaaacatgctaggttaattggcgactccaaattgtccataggtatgaatgtgagtgtgaatggttgtttgtctatatgtgccctgtgattggctggccaccagtccagggtgtaccccgcctctcgcatgaagacagctgggataggctccagcacccccgcgacctttgtgaggataagcggtagaaaatgaatgaatgaatgaatgatccagaggatggtgtccgtgttgatcttgctgctATATCGTATCtttgacattttcattcatcatttatatgtattcatatgCATTTCTGGTCGGGTTGATTGGATTGCTGTGTATGATTCAGTTGATTCAGTTAGCATACCTTTAGCATACCGTTAGCATAGATtgatgacactaaccaaggtttgactctAATAAGGATAGGGATGTGTAATAGTACATAGTTAGAAGCATACTTTGAGACTAATCATTGCGAGTTTCTGTAATGAGGCGTTGTATTGTACCTTTCCGTTGCTCAAACCATCACATGTTCCTTCACAAGGCCAAAGTTAACCTCCACATTTCTAGGTAATGTGGAAACAGCACATGGTGCGTCACGCCCACAGTCAGTCAATAATAACCAGGCCCGATATAACCTCTGTCCTTAGTGTGCTTACCGTAACAACACTGCAGTCAACTGACTTgttcttttcttgtttaattggaCTGCTTGTCTTcagccccccctgccccccttaacccccccactcccacccaacccccccatCCCTGAGGATCAACAGCTGCTAGGAGTTGGTGAAAACACGCCTTGAGTTGACAGTATAAATATTGTTCTTGGGTCGCTAAGAAAGGTCACTGCTTGccttatctatctatctgtctatctatctatctatctatctatctatctatctatctatctatctatctatctatctatctatctatctatctatctatctatctatctatctatctatctatctatctatctatctatctatctatctatctatctatctatctatctatctatctatctatctatctatctatctatctatctatctatctatctatctatctatctatctatctatctatctatctatctatctatctatctatctatctatctatctatctatctatctatctatctatctatctatctgtctatctgtctatctctCTATCGGTCTATCGGTCTAGCGGTCGTTCAAgtcgttctgtcgttctgtcgttctgtcgttctgtcgttctgtcgttctatcgttctatcgttctatctatcgttctatctatcctTCTATCTATCCTTCTATCTATCCTTCTATCTAtccttctatccatccttctatccatccttctatccatccttctatccatccatctatccttctatccatccatccatccatccagctatcgttctgtcgttctgtcgttctgtccTTCTGTCGTTCGGTCGTTCTGTCCTTCTGTCGTTCGGTCGTTCTGTCGTTCAGTCATTTGgtcgttctgtcgttctgtcgttctgtcgttcggtcgttctgtcgttctgtccttctgtcgttctgtcgttctgtcgttctgtcgttctgtcgttctgtcgttcGGTCGTTCTGTCCTTCTGTCCTtctttctatcattctatctatcgttctatctatcgttctatctatcgttctatctatcgttctatccatccatccatcgttctatcggtcgttctgtcgttctgtcgttctgtcgttctgtcgcTCTGTCATTCTTTCCTTCTATCTATCGGTCTATCTATCGgtctatccatccgtctatccatccgtctatccatctgtccatccatccatccatcgttctatcgttctatcgttctatcgttctatcgttctatcgttctatcgtcctatcgttctatcgttctgtcgttctgtcgttctgtcgttctgtcaTTCGGTCGTTCGGTCGTTCGGTCGTTCGGTCGTTCTGTCCTTCTGTCCTTCTatctatcattctatctatcgttctatctatcgttctatctatcgttctatctatcgttctatctatcgttctatctatcgttctatctatcgttctatccatccatccatcgttctatcggtcgttctgtcgttctgtcgttctgtcgttctgtcgttctgtcgcTCTGTCATTCTTTCCTTCTATCTATCGGTCTATCTATCGgtctatccatccgtctatccatccgtctatccatctgtccatccatccatccatcgttctattgttctatcgttctatcgttctatcgttctatcgtcctatcgttctatcgttctatcgttctattgttctatcgttctatcattctatcattctatcgttctatcgttctatctatcattTACATTACCTTCCTTGCGCATGCCAACACGGAAACACTTCTTGAGTCGACAGTACTGGCACTGGTTGCGATGGTGCTGGTCGATTTGGCATTCTCGGTTGGATCTGCAAAACAGAATCATGAATGTAACGACACAGAAACGTAGTTATATTCAACGTAGATACGCATATGTGCTTTGCATGGACATGTTGACTCCTCCCTCCCCCCCCCTGGCTCTCACCGACCTCTATGATGAGTGAAAAGCGCGAGGCGGCGTGGCTGAATATCTCAAGGCTGTGACCTTTGTAAATCATCAGCCCCTACACGCCCTTGTGTCGCCTTTTTACAGCACGACGAGGTCTGGCAACATTTCACAGCCAGCTCCTTTCAGCCCTGGATGTGACACGCTGATTAAAAAGACACATTCCTTTCAGGGTTGGAGAATTATTATGAGGGGAAGAAATAAGCACAGTCTGTAGCCCAAGGCTCCCTGGGCCAAGAGCAAAGAATTGAGATGCAACACTTGAGTTGAAGAATAATGGCGGTGGTGACCCTGTGGGGGCAATCCAGCAGCATATGACTGACCTTCAGGgtgatcatgtttttttttttttcttcttcttcttcttcttcttccctggGCTGAGACTTGTGGAACACATCACTAAATGCTGAATAGGGGACACATTTCCTATAGATATCCTGCCTGGAAATTCcgtactttattattatattcccaGAACATTGTTGCTAGAGCGGGAACTAATCCGTATGTTACTATagtgctgttgtttttattgcaaaggtGTGTTGTACAGCTGATTACAATGGTGATATTTCGTATTTGATATTTcaaaacagggctgcacggcggtcgagtggttaccgcgcagacctcacagctaggacacccgggttcaattccaccctcagccatctctgtgtggagtttgcatgttctccccgtgcatgcgtgggttttctccgggtactccggtttcctcccacattccaaaaacatgctaggttaattggcgactccaaattgtccataggtatgaatgtgagtgtgaatggttgtttgtctatatgtgccctgtgattggctggccaccagtccagggtgtaccccgcctttcgcctgaagtcagctgggataggctccagcaccccgtgaccctcgtgaggataagcggtagaaaatggatgaatgaatgattgacttCTCCtcatattttgtgtggaagtggtaactttttggcttcttattttgtctttccccaccctcggccacctttgtgtggagtttgcatgttctccccgtgcatgcgtgggttttctccgggtactccggtttcctcccacattcccgcctctcacccaaagacagctgggataggctccagcacccccgcaaccattgtgaggataagcggtgtaaaatgaatgaacaaatatttccaaaCACTCCTCTTCCGATTTCGCATCAACATttgcgataaaaaaaaaattaaatataaaagtgattccttctctctccttctctcttcaattgccattgttcacttgcGACACAATGCCTCACACAATTATTAAAcgcatttaaaacataaaatgcaCAACTAGTCACCATCAATGAAcaataatgtaagatgattgaTGAACAAATACAATAGGAGTcacatggtgcattcaaggactgccgATAAAGTGCAACGCCTCAATGCTTAACGagaaaacattatcagtgaaggaTAAAGATATAAGCAtataaaaatgttgcattttatgACTTTCGGTCGTTCGGTCGTTCGGTCGTTCGGTCGTTCTGTCCTTGTATCTGTCCTTGTATCTGTccttctatctatcgttctatctatcgttctatctatcgttctatctatcgttctatctatccgtctatccatccatccatcgttctatcgGTCATTCGGTCGTTCGGTCGTTCTGTCCTTCTATCTGTCCTTGTATCTGTCCTTGTATCTGTccttctatctatcgttctatctatcgttctatctatcgttctatctatccgtctatccatccatccatcgttctatcgGTCGTTCTGTCGTTCGGTCGTTTGGTCGTTCGGTCGTTCTGTCCTTCTATCTGACCTTGTATCTGTccttctatctatcgttctagctatcgttctatctatcgttctatctatcgttctatctatccgtatatccatccatccatcgttctatcgGTCGTTCTGTCGCTCTGTCATTCTGTCATTCTTTCCTTCTATCTATCGGtctatccatctgtctatccatccgtctatccatccgtctatccatctgtccatccatccatccatctatcgttctatcgttctatcgttctatcgttctatcgttctatcgttctatcgttagataagcggcatagaaacttgAAATTGTTAACAGAACtgaaaaatcagctgtaattttgcaagaataaagtcagaatattgagaaaaaaattgtcaatttgacgagaataaacttgtaatattatgaaaaaaatttataaagtATTACTGACGTATTctgctaaaaaatatatattttttttttaccaaaaatctACAAATTTGTATACTAAATCACTAAAATACGCTGACACATCAACACAGCAACATAATCCAGGTTTCAGAGAACGGAAAAGTGcaagtaaaagtgtaaaaaagtgtcaaaatgcGTTTTTCCGAAGCGCCAAGGTTACCTGCAGGAGTAGTTGAGGTTACGTCTGATGCTCCTTTTGAAGAAGCTCTTGCATCCCTCACAGGTGAACACACCGTAGTGCTTCCCGCTGGACTTGTCCCCGCACACCACACAGTCCACTACGCAGGCCTTGTCCTCCTCGGCGACGTCCACGTCGCTGCTTCCGGCGTGCGGCGagctctcctcttcctccctgcgCAGGTAAACCTTCTCCCCCAGTCCACTTGTGTCCCCGTTGGGGTTGCCCCATCCCCCGCTAACCATGGCCATATTCTCGAAGTGTAGATCATACACCGACCGACActcaaatttataaaaaaaaaaagcaattctCGGCGTTGACCTTTCTGTCCTCGACTCGTCTGGTCTTCTTTAATCTGGCTGCACCTTCTTGTTCTTGCCTTTCACCTTTTGTGTTTGCCGCCCTGACCTCCAATCAATGGCTCCTGAGAAAACTTTACACACACATTGAGCGGTTCAGAGTTCAGCCAGGAGAtcaacaactaaaaaaaaaaaaaaaaaaaaagggtgcagCCTGCTCTTACCCAGGAAACAATAAATTACACTTTGTCTCCCACTctggtctctctctctctctcttttttttcccctccttctTACTTTCGCTGTCCCTCCTTAAAAAAGACCAAGCGTTAAAAGTGTCCCTCAGCACAAACAGTCGTCACTATGACTCTTACGTGCGTGACTGCTTTTTCTTTCTCCAAGAAGGACAAGTGGGacggaaaataaaacaaagagtTCTCCCTTCAGGCAGGGTTAAACTACCCTGCCCTCTGCTCCAACTCCTAAACTAGTCCAACCAGTTCTTGGCGCGGTTGTAGAGGTGTTATCTGCTGATCTGGGCCAGCTCTAGTCCAGACTCACTCTTGACTTGTCGAGGCAGAGGTGACAAGTGGCGAAAAAGGGGGCTAAATTGGAAATGTTGATTcgggaaaaaaaagggaaaaatatgGAGATAAGAAGAGGAAGGGcactttcaataaaataaatgatccGTGATCTGAAATCCAGGGAATGCTGACACTCGCTcctggtgttttattattaaaaacgaGAGGGCTGAGAAAGACAAGAAgggaaaaaatgttcattagtCCTCTTGGCTTTTCCAATGCTCAGCttgaatgtcacaaaaaaaaaaaaaaaaaaaattccggaCCTCCTTGGAGAAgttttcccaaactttttttccttccctGTCTTGTTTGGTCACTGCTCATCCAGGAGTAACAAACCAGAGGCCATAACCTTCCCGCATTCCCTGTCAGGGAGTTACGGTGTACTGTTGCATGACTctcgtccgtccgtccgtccccGTCCCCCCCTTCTTTTCCCTGTCCTGTGTCAGCTCCGAGCGGAATAATAAATGAGTCAAAAGAGCAGGAAAAAGCCGGTCACACGGCTGAGGAGCAGCCAGCCTCCTCTCTCGGTCTCGCTCAGTCAGCTCCGTCTCCCCCTTTAGGGAGAGTAAGCGTGCGcgcgtgtgtatgtatatgtgtgtatgtgtgtgtgtgtgtgtgctcagggATTTGACACTGCTATTCAAGCCCCGCCGTTGCCATGGCGCCCGATGCCTTATAAGGCCAGCAGAGTCAAAGAGCACAGAGCAGGccgcagccacacacacacacacagtcatagagaAAGAATGCCTGACTGgctgcctgccccccccccacccccccctctgACCTCGGGCCATCCAGAGAGTTAACCCCAACGTTGCCATAAGACAAAGACGAGCGGGTGTGGGGGGCCTGAGGTGGACATGTCACACGGAGGCGTATGGCACCCA is a window of Doryrhamphus excisus isolate RoL2022-K1 chromosome 5, RoL_Dexc_1.0, whole genome shotgun sequence DNA encoding:
- the LOC131129150 gene encoding nuclear receptor subfamily 2 group F member 6-like, whose protein sequence is MAMVSGGWGNPNGDTSGLGEKVYLRREEEESSPHAGSSDVDVAEEDKACVVDCVVCGDKSSGKHYGVFTCEGCKSFFKRSIRRNLNYSCRSNRECQIDQHHRNQCQYCRLKKCFRVGMRKEAVQRGRIPPSHSGISPNSRAGGAGGMLPGHLGADYFNGQPVSELISQLLRAEPYPNSRYGTPYSQAQMGATASGGPVMGIDSICELAARLLFSTIEWARNIPYFPELPVSEQVALLRLSWSELFILNAAQSALPLHMAPLLAAAGFHSSPMSAERVVSFMDQVRVFQDQVDKLNRLQVDTAEYSCLKAIALFSPDACGLTDPAHVESLQEKAQVALTEYERLQYPNQPQRFGRLLLRLPALRAVPANLISQLFFMRLVGKTPIETLIRDMQLSGSSINWPYAPGQ